CGCTCGAGGGCAACGCGCACAACCTGCTCGTGAAGAACGCGATCCCGTTCTTCTCGGCGAAGGACCCGCGCGTGCCGGCGAGCTACAAGGTCGCCGCGAACGGCAAGGACACGACGAAGGCGCAGGACGGTAAAACCTTCGTGCGCGTGACGACGCTGTGGAACCAGACGACGTCGGTCGCGCTCGCGAACTACCTCGACGCGCAGCTCATCCTCGCCGAGGCGCGCCTGAAGGCGGGCGATGCGGCGGGGATGCTGCAGATCCTGAACGCGCTCCGCGCGAACCCGCCGAAGATCGGCGAGGTGCAGCCGTCTGCGATGCCGGCGCTCACGGATCCCGGCACCGCGGACAAGCGGCTCGATCTGCTCTTCCGCGAGAAGGCGTTCTGGACGTTCAGCCGCGGCCAACGGCTCGGCGATCTGCGCCGGCTCGTGCGGCAGTACGGTCGTGCGCCGGAGAACACGTTCCCGGTGGGCGAGCACTACCGGGGCGGCAACTACGGCGCCGACGTGAACCTGCCGGTGCCGCAGGACGAGCAGAACAACCCGAACTTCACGCAGTGCCTCGACCGCAAGGCGTGACCCGCGGCGACGCACGGAGGTGAGAGTGGGCGGCCGGCTCGGTGAGCCGCCCGCCCACTCTTTTTTTTCGGTGCGCGGTACCTGTCGGGTGACGAGGCGCGTAGCTTCGTGCTGAGCCGCTCACCGGTGTGACGTAAGGTGTGACCGTCGCCGTCGACTTCGGGTCCACGGGATCGGTCGATGGTGTCACGTACCCGCACGCAGGACGATCGTCGGCCGTGCGTGCGGGCATTCCTGTTCGAACTCCTAACCAGTGACAGGGCATGGGGAGGACCGACATGCGGTACGCATCACGGGGGATGCTCGCGGGAGTGCTGATCGCTGCCAGCGCGGTCACGCTCGGAGCCCAGCAGCAGACGGGCATCGTGGCGGGCCGGGTCACCGAACGCGGGTCGAACGCGCCGCTCGTCGCCGCGCAGGTGATGATCGTGGGCACGACGCGCGGGACGGTGACGGGCGAGGACGGCCGGTATCGACTCACCGGCGTGCCCGCGGGGAGCGCGCAGCTGCGTGTGCTGCGCATCGGCTACCGCGCCGTGACGCAGCCGATCACCGTGACGGCGGGGCAGACGACGACGGCCGACGTGCAGCTCGACGCGTCCGCGGTGAGCCTCGACCAGATGGTCGTCTCGGCCACCGGCGCGACGGAGCGCAAGCGTGAGAACGGCAACGACGTCGGCGTCATCAAGCCGGGCGACAAGGTCAGCATCGCCGCGACGCCCACACTCTCGGCCGTGCTGACCGGCAAGACCGCCGGCCTCACGGTGACGCAGGGCGCCGGCTCGCCGGGCGCGAGCTCGCGCATCCGGATCCGCGGGTCGAACTCGGTGTCGCTGTCGAACGAGCCGCTGCTCATCATCGACGGCGTGCGCGTGAACAACGACGTCGCGGCGTCGTCGCTCGGCGTCGGCGGCCAGCAGACGAACCGGTTCGACGACATCAACCCCGAGGACATCGAGTCGATCGAGGTGCTCAAGGGGCCGGCCGCCTCGGCGCTGTACGGCACCGCGGCCGCGAACGGCGTGATCCAGATCGTGACGCGCAAGGGGCGCACGGGGAAGACGCAGTGGCGCGCGTACGGACAGTACGGAACGCTGCAGGATCCGACCGACTACCCGTCGAACTACTTCACGGCGGGCTTCAACGGGGCGAGCGGCTCGACGGCGTTCAACGGGAACTGCATCCTCGACCTGCAGACGCGCGGGCTGTGCCGCGCGGACCAGACGATGTCGTTCAACCCGCTCACGTTCTACAGCGTGCAGGGGACGGGGCATGCGCGCGACTTCGGCGCGAGCGCGTCGGGCGGCGGCGACGCGGCGCAGTACTTCGTGAGCTACGACGGCAACTTCACGCAGGGCACGTACGCACCGAGCAAGGTGCGCATGAACAGCGGGCGCGCGAACATCAACGCCCGGCTCCGCGGCAACCTCACCTCGCAGTTCACGACGAACTACGTGGACCGCCGCATCGGCCTGCCGTACAACGACAACAACATCTACGGCGTGGTGCCCAACGGCGTGCTCGGTAAGGCGGGGAACTGCGTCGCCGGGAACACCTCGCCGGCGTGCGTGGTGAGCGGAGTGCGCGACACGCTCGGCTCGGGCTTCTACTCGCGGTTGCCGAGCACGTTCTACTTCGTGTCGAACGAGCAGGCGGTACGGCGGTTCATCGCCGGCAACAACACGACGTGGCAGCCGTTCTCGTGGCTCACCGGCGTGGCGCAGCTCGGCATCGACGCGGACAACTCCGCGGACCTGTACCTGAATCCGGCGAACATCGTCACCGACATCAACCAGGGCCTGGCCGAGGGCGCGCGCACGCGCCGCGCGTACGGGAACTACAACTACAACGCGAACGGCAGCTTCACGGCGACGCGCAACCTCCTCACGTCGCTGCAGAGCCAGACGTCCGCGGGCGGGCAGTTCGTCGACGAGCGGCGCAACTGGACGCAGGGCACGGGGCGGCAGCTCGTTCCGGGCACCGGGTCGCTCGCCACGGTGGGCGCGGGGAAGGACGTGAACGAGCTGAATCAGGAGATCAAGACGGTCGGCGGCTATGTGCGCGAGCAGCTCGCGTGGCGCGACCGGCTGTTCGTGACCGGCGCGCTACGCGCCGACGAGAACAGCGCGTTCGGTAAGGACTTCAAGCTCGCGTACTATCCGGCGGCGAGCCTGTCGTGGGTGATCTCGGAGGAGCCGTTCTTCCAGAGCATTCCCGGGGTCGGGAGCTCGAGCGTGCTCGATCAGCTCCGGCTGCGCACGTCGTACGGCCGCTCCGGGCAGCGCCCCGGCTTCCGCCAGGCGGACACGTACCTCAGCGCCGTCTCGGTAGCGAACGTCGGCGGGCAGGAGCTCACCGCGGTGGTCATCGGCGGCACCGGCAACGCGGGGCTCAAGCCGGAGATCTCCGACGAACAGGAGATCGGGTTCGACGCCAGCTTCCTGAAGAACCGTCTCGGCATCACGTACACGTTCTTCAACAAGGTCACGCGCGACGCGCTGATCGCGCAGACGCTCGCGCCGTCGCTCGGTGTCAGCACCTCGCGCTTCGTCAACCTGGGCAAGGTCTCGAACAACGGCCACGAGCTGCAGGTCAACGCGACCGCGGTGGACCTGAAGAACGCGAAGTTCACGGTCGATCTCACGGGTTCGATCCTGCACAATGAGCTGAAGCAGCTCGGCGGCGTGCCGCCGATCTTCTTCAACGGCAGCCGCCAGCGTCACCAGGAAGGCTACCCGCTCGGCGCGTTCTTCCAGCGCAAGTACACGTTCCAGGACAAGAACGGCGACGGGATCATCAGCCGCGTGGGGTGCACCACCGCGGTCACTCAGACGGACCCGTCGTGCGAGCTCGTACTCGCCGATACGTCGACGGCGGCGCAGTTCATCGGCAGCGTGCTGCCGACGCGCGAGTTCTCCGTCACGCCGACGCTCACGCTGTTCCAGCATCTGCGCGTCGGCGCGCTGATCCAGCACCGCGGCGGCAACTACGCGTACAACGAGACCGAAGAGTTCCGCTGCACGGCGTCGTCGATCCGCAACTGCCGCGCGATCAACGACCGGACGGCGCCGCTCGAGGACCAGGCGGCCGCGATCGCGTACACGCTGGGCGGCACGAGCGCGGGCTACATCGAGAAGGCGGACTACACGAAGTTCCGGGAGCTGTCGATCGGCTACATCGTCCCGCGGAGCCTCCTGCGCTTCGGCGGCTTCGACGCCGCGACGGTCACGGTGGCCGGGCGCAATCTCGCGACGTGGACGAAGTACAAGGGCTTCGATCCGGAGGTCAACGCGGCGGCGGCGACCGGCTTCTCGCAGTTCGACTTCCTCACGCAGCCCCAGCTGCGCATGTGGACCCTGCGCGTGGACCTGACCTTCTGAGCCGCGACCGGAGACGACTTCAGTCATGACCTACACGCATGCCTTTCTGCGCCGCGGCGCGCTGCGCGGGGCCGTCCGCGGCGCCGCGGCCGGCTCGCTCGCCGTCGCGGCCAGCGCGCTTTCTGCCTGCGATCTGAACAAGACGCTGCACGTCACCGACGTCGATGTCGCGACGCCGGGCGCGGTGGCGAACAAGGCCGGCCTCCCCGTGGTGTACGCCGGCGGCCGCGCCGACTTCTCGGTCGCGTTCGGCGGAACAGACCACGCGGTGACGATGCCCGGGCTACTGACCGACGAGCTGCGCGACATCGACACGTTCCCGACGCGCATCGAGGTGGATCAGCGCAACATCACCACGGTCGCCGGCGGCCTGCAGACGACGAACGGCACCATCGGCACGTGGTATCGCAACATGCACCAGGCGCGCGCGTCGCTGGAGCGTGCGACGGCCGCGTTCGCGCAGTTCGACGCGTCGAACCCACAGCGCGCCGAGCTGCACGCGCTCGACGGCTTCGTCTACGTGATGTTCGCCGAGGACTTCTGCAACGGCATCGCCTTCTCGAAGCTCGACGAGACGGGCGCCACGACGTTCGGCGCGCCGCAGACGACGACGCAGGTGCTCGACCGCGCGATCGCGCAGTTCGACTCGGCGACCGCCGTCGCCAAGGCGGGGACGCCCGAGGCGTACCTGGCGCAGCTCGGAAAAGCGCGCGCGTTGCTCGACCAGAACAAGGTCGCCGAGGCCGCGGTCGCCGCGGCGAGCGTGCCGGTGACGTTCCAGTACCAGGTGGCCTACTCGGAGAACAGCAACCGCGAGAACAACGGGGTGCACGTGAACACCGGCCCCGTGTCCAAGCGGTTCGCGGTCGCCGACAAGGACGGCATCAACGGGCTCGCGTTCCGCACGCTCGGCTGGAACCAGGCGACGGGCACCGGCGACATCCGCGTCCGCTGGTACCAGTCGGGGATCGGGCAGGACGGCGCCTCCCCGGCGTACTACACGCTGAAGTACGCGAACCGTTCGGCGCCGATCACGCTCGCCGACGGCATCGAGGCGCAGCTCATCATCGCCGAGAATCAGCTGAAGAACAACGACGTCACCGGCTACCTGAAGACGCTGAACGATCTGCGCGCGAACACGACGCTCCTCGGCCGCGCGCCGATCACGCAGTCGGGGCAGAC
This DNA window, taken from Gemmatirosa kalamazoonensis, encodes the following:
- a CDS encoding SusC/RagA family TonB-linked outer membrane protein, producing the protein MRYASRGMLAGVLIAASAVTLGAQQQTGIVAGRVTERGSNAPLVAAQVMIVGTTRGTVTGEDGRYRLTGVPAGSAQLRVLRIGYRAVTQPITVTAGQTTTADVQLDASAVSLDQMVVSATGATERKRENGNDVGVIKPGDKVSIAATPTLSAVLTGKTAGLTVTQGAGSPGASSRIRIRGSNSVSLSNEPLLIIDGVRVNNDVAASSLGVGGQQTNRFDDINPEDIESIEVLKGPAASALYGTAAANGVIQIVTRKGRTGKTQWRAYGQYGTLQDPTDYPSNYFTAGFNGASGSTAFNGNCILDLQTRGLCRADQTMSFNPLTFYSVQGTGHARDFGASASGGGDAAQYFVSYDGNFTQGTYAPSKVRMNSGRANINARLRGNLTSQFTTNYVDRRIGLPYNDNNIYGVVPNGVLGKAGNCVAGNTSPACVVSGVRDTLGSGFYSRLPSTFYFVSNEQAVRRFIAGNNTTWQPFSWLTGVAQLGIDADNSADLYLNPANIVTDINQGLAEGARTRRAYGNYNYNANGSFTATRNLLTSLQSQTSAGGQFVDERRNWTQGTGRQLVPGTGSLATVGAGKDVNELNQEIKTVGGYVREQLAWRDRLFVTGALRADENSAFGKDFKLAYYPAASLSWVISEEPFFQSIPGVGSSSVLDQLRLRTSYGRSGQRPGFRQADTYLSAVSVANVGGQELTAVVIGGTGNAGLKPEISDEQEIGFDASFLKNRLGITYTFFNKVTRDALIAQTLAPSLGVSTSRFVNLGKVSNNGHELQVNATAVDLKNAKFTVDLTGSILHNELKQLGGVPPIFFNGSRQRHQEGYPLGAFFQRKYTFQDKNGDGIISRVGCTTAVTQTDPSCELVLADTSTAAQFIGSVLPTREFSVTPTLTLFQHLRVGALIQHRGGNYAYNETEEFRCTASSIRNCRAINDRTAPLEDQAAAIAYTLGGTSAGYIEKADYTKFRELSIGYIVPRSLLRFGGFDAATVTVAGRNLATWTKYKGFDPEVNAAAATGFSQFDFLTQPQLRMWTLRVDLTF